The following is a genomic window from Acidobacteriota bacterium.
GGCTTCCAGGCGCTCTTCCAGCTCGCGTTTGAGCTGATCCTTGGCCGGTTGCGCCTGCCGATAGATCTCGTCGGCGCGGTAGAACTGCAGCGTTCGAAAATCTTTCAGCATGGGCTTGAGATATATGTCGGGGTGGCGGGCCTCGAGCTCGCGTCGCACGATCGCCTGCTGCATGATCTGGATCGACCCGAAGAGGTTGCTGAAGTAGCCGGGGACCGAACCGTGCTCGGCCGGGCTGCCGCTGTTGATGTCCACCGCGATGACGATGTCGCAGGTGCCGGTCAGAATGTCGAACGGCACCGGATTCACCGTGCCGCCGTCGATCAACACGCGCCCGTCGAGCTCGACCGGAGGAAAGACCCCGGGTAGGGCAAAGCTGGCCTGGATGGCCGGGTGCAGCGGCCCCGAGTCGATGACGACAGCCTGATGTTCCCAAAAATCGGTAGCCACCACGGCGAACGGAATGGCGAGGTCTTCGAAGGTCTCGCATGGCGCTTCCCGACACAGGGTGTCCATGATCGATTCGCTTTTGAGAAGGCCGCTGCCGCGAATGGTGGGGTCGATCATGTCCAACCATTTGGAGAGCTTCTTGTCGGAAAACACGCCCCGCACGGTGTCCTGCTTCGTGATCGCCAGCTGTTCGATTCGGTCCCTGAGTTCGACCGCCGACAGCCCGGAGGCGTACAGTGCGCCGAATACCGCGCCGATGCTGCAGCCCGCGATGCGATGGGGAGTGACACCGAGCTCGTCGAGAGCTTCCAGCATCGGAATGTGAGCGACCCCCTTGGCCCCGCCCGCACCGAGGGCGATCCCGACCGTCGGTGTCGTGTTGGGGGCGCGAGCGTTTTGGTCATCCGGGTTTCGTACCATGACCTTTTCCCTTCGCAACGGGCATCATAACGCTTCCGAATTCAAAGCACGAAAAAGGGCCGCCGACGGCGACCCTCGCATTCGTGTCAGAGGATCGAGGTCAGTGACCGACGACCTTGATGGTGGCGCGGCCGGAAAGAGACGAGCTTGCGGCCTTGCAGGACACGTCGACACTGGCCAGGGCCTTCGGACCGCCCTTGATCTCGATCGCCTCGCTCATTCCGCCAGGCTTGACGTCCATCTCGGTCTCGGTCATCTGGGCGGATCCGTCAGCGAAGTTGAGCTTGACGCTTTCGAAGCGGGTCCAATCGCCGGCCACCTTGAATTTGATCTCACTCACCTCTGCGTTTTTGGTCTTGATCGATAGCTCCTCCGATCCGTTGCTGAAAACCACGGCCTTGGATCCGAGCTTCTGCCAGTCCGCGGCGTTGCCAAGGGTCGAGCTCCCCA
Proteins encoded in this region:
- a CDS encoding patatin-like phospholipase family protein → MVRNPDDQNARAPNTTPTVGIALGAGGAKGVAHIPMLEALDELGVTPHRIAGCSIGAVFGALYASGLSAVELRDRIEQLAITKQDTVRGVFSDKKLSKWLDMIDPTIRGSGLLKSESIMDTLCREAPCETFEDLAIPFAVVATDFWEHQAVVIDSGPLHPAIQASFALPGVFPPVELDGRVLIDGGTVNPVPFDILTGTCDIVIAVDINSGSPAEHGSVPGYFSNLFGSIQIMQQAIVRRELEARHPDIYLKPMLKDFRTLQFYRADEIYRQAQPAKDQLKRELEERLEAWTST